In Macrotis lagotis isolate mMagLag1 chromosome 8, bilby.v1.9.chrom.fasta, whole genome shotgun sequence, a single genomic region encodes these proteins:
- the CHDH gene encoding choline dehydrogenase, mitochondrial isoform X1 — MPRSKPLPSSLKKTSKETAGKEADLKKGTPRVFKGGIFLPRTTFVAFLNSGQRTLLLLVRRMSLFLRVSKKWGLPPQAGLVRLAHQASSSDGKRDTYSYVIVGAGSAGCVLSHRLSEDSNNTVMVLEAGPRDTWMGSKRLMWKIHMPAALVSNLCDDKYNWYYHTTPQKGMNQRVLYWPRGRVWGGSSSLNAMVYIRGHAEDYNRWSQEGATGWDYEHCLPYFRRAQTHELGANQYRGGEGPLQVSRGKSDHPLHHAFLEAAQQAGYPFTEDMNGFQQEGFGWMDMTIYKGQRWSAASAYLRPALSRPNLTAESQTFVTKILFNGTKAIGVEYMKNGQKKKVYASKEVILSGGAINSPQLLMLSGIGNADDLRKHGIPIVCHLPGVGQNLQDHLEMYIQQECKKPITLHSAQKPIRKMRIGLEWLWRFSGQGSTAHLETGGFIRSRPGISHPDIQFHFLPSQVIDHGRVPTQQEAYQVHVGTMRSQSVGWVKLKSANPMDHPIIEPNYMTTEEDIEEFRLSVKLTREIFAQKALEPFRGRELQPGSHVQSDKDIDAFVRAKADSAYHPSCTCKMGQLSDPNAVVDPQTRVIGVENLRVVDASIMPSVVSGNLNAPTIMIAEKASDIIRGLPSLCDRDVPVYKPRTLETQR; from the exons GTCAAAGGACTTTGCTGCTCTTGGTGAGGAGGATGTCTCTGTTCCTCCGAGTCTCCAAGAAGTGGGGCCTCCCTCCCCAAGCTGGGCTGGTAAGGCTTGCCCATCAGGCCAGTTCCAGTGATGGAAAAAGAGACACATACAGCTATGTCATCGTTGGGGCCGGGTCCGCCGGCTGTGTCCTGAGCCACCGGTTGTCAGAAGACAGCAACAACACTGTGATGGTCCTGGAGGCTGGGCCCAGAGACACCTGGATGGGCAGTAAGCGCCTCATGTGGAAGATCCACATGCCTGCTGCCCTGGTCTCAAACCTCTGTGATGACAAGTATAACTGGTATTACCATACCACCCCCCAGAAGGGCATGAATCAGCGAGTCCTCTACTGGCCTCGGGGCCGCGTCTGGGGCGGCTCCTCTTCTCTCAATGCCATGGTCTACATCCGTGGCCACGCAGAGGACTACAACCGCTGGAGTCAGGAAGGGGCCACGGGCTGGGACTACGAGCATTGTCTGCCTTATTTCCGAAGAGCCCAGACTCATGAGCTGGGCGCTAACCAATACCGGGGTGGGGAGGGTCCCCTGCAAGTGTCCAGGGGCAAGAGTGACCACCCCCTGCACCACGCCTTCCTGGAGGCAGCCCAGCAGGCCGGCTACCCCTTCACCGAGGACATGAACGGTTTCCAACAGGAAGGCTTTGGTTGGATGGACATGACTATATACAAAG GTCAGCGATGGAGTGCTGCTAGTGCTTATCTCCGACCTGCTCTGTCCCGACCCAATTTGACAGCAGAATCCCAAACCTTTGTGACCAAAATTCTGTTTAATGGGACCAAAGCTATTGGCGTGGAGTACATGAAGAACGGGCAGAAGAAAAAG GTTTATGCTAGCAAAGAGGTGATTCTGAGTGGAGGGGCCATCAACTCACCCCAACTGCTCATGTTATCCGGAATTGGGAATGCAGATGACCTCAGGAAACATGGGATTCCTATTGTCTGTCACCTTCCAG GTGTGGGTCAGAACCTCCAGGACCATCTGGAGATGTACATCCAGCAAGAATGCAAGAAACCCATCACTCTGCACTCAGCCCAGAAGCCTATTCGGAAGATGCGTATCGGTTTGGAGTGGCTCTGGCGCTTTTCAG gGCAAGGATCTACTGCCCATCTTGAAACTGGTGGCTTCATCCGGAGCCGCCCAGGTATTTCTCATCCTGATATTCAGTTCCACTTCTTGCCTTCTCAAGTGATTGACCATGGGCGAGTCCCGACTCAGCAGGAAGCTTACCAG GTGCATGTGGGGACCATGCGGAGCCAGAGTGTGGGATGGGTGAAGTTGAAAAGTGCCAACCCCATGGACCACCCAATTATTGAACCAAACTACATGACAACAG AAGAAGATATTGAGGAGTTCCGCTTGTCGGTGAAGTTAACCAGAGAAATTTTTGCCCAGAAAGCTCTAGAGCCATTCCGGGGCCGCGAGCTCCAGCCAGGCAGCCATGTACAGTCTGACAAAGACATCGATGCTTTTGTCAGGGCCAAGGCTGACAGTGCCTACCATCCATCATGCACGTGTAAGATGGGCCAGCTCTCCGACCCAAATGCTGTGGTCGATCCTCAGACCAGAGTTATTGGAGTGGAAAACCTGAGGGTTGTGGACGCATCCATAATGCCTAGTGTGGTCAGTGGCAACCTCAACGCCCCCACCATCATGATAGCCGAGAAAGCCTCTGACATTATTCGGGGGCTTCCATCTCTCTGTGACAGGGATGTTCCTGTTTACAAGCCCAGGACCTTGGAAACACAGCGCTAA
- the CHDH gene encoding choline dehydrogenase, mitochondrial isoform X2 produces the protein MASCVYTTTFLWCPISLPRGDLKKGTPRVFKGGIFLPRTTFVAFLNSGQRTLLLLVRRMSLFLRVSKKWGLPPQAGLVRLAHQASSSDGKRDTYSYVIVGAGSAGCVLSHRLSEDSNNTVMVLEAGPRDTWMGSKRLMWKIHMPAALVSNLCDDKYNWYYHTTPQKGMNQRVLYWPRGRVWGGSSSLNAMVYIRGHAEDYNRWSQEGATGWDYEHCLPYFRRAQTHELGANQYRGGEGPLQVSRGKSDHPLHHAFLEAAQQAGYPFTEDMNGFQQEGFGWMDMTIYKGQRWSAASAYLRPALSRPNLTAESQTFVTKILFNGTKAIGVEYMKNGQKKKVYASKEVILSGGAINSPQLLMLSGIGNADDLRKHGIPIVCHLPGVGQNLQDHLEMYIQQECKKPITLHSAQKPIRKMRIGLEWLWRFSGQGSTAHLETGGFIRSRPGISHPDIQFHFLPSQVIDHGRVPTQQEAYQVHVGTMRSQSVGWVKLKSANPMDHPIIEPNYMTTEEDIEEFRLSVKLTREIFAQKALEPFRGRELQPGSHVQSDKDIDAFVRAKADSAYHPSCTCKMGQLSDPNAVVDPQTRVIGVENLRVVDASIMPSVVSGNLNAPTIMIAEKASDIIRGLPSLCDRDVPVYKPRTLETQR, from the exons GTCAAAGGACTTTGCTGCTCTTGGTGAGGAGGATGTCTCTGTTCCTCCGAGTCTCCAAGAAGTGGGGCCTCCCTCCCCAAGCTGGGCTGGTAAGGCTTGCCCATCAGGCCAGTTCCAGTGATGGAAAAAGAGACACATACAGCTATGTCATCGTTGGGGCCGGGTCCGCCGGCTGTGTCCTGAGCCACCGGTTGTCAGAAGACAGCAACAACACTGTGATGGTCCTGGAGGCTGGGCCCAGAGACACCTGGATGGGCAGTAAGCGCCTCATGTGGAAGATCCACATGCCTGCTGCCCTGGTCTCAAACCTCTGTGATGACAAGTATAACTGGTATTACCATACCACCCCCCAGAAGGGCATGAATCAGCGAGTCCTCTACTGGCCTCGGGGCCGCGTCTGGGGCGGCTCCTCTTCTCTCAATGCCATGGTCTACATCCGTGGCCACGCAGAGGACTACAACCGCTGGAGTCAGGAAGGGGCCACGGGCTGGGACTACGAGCATTGTCTGCCTTATTTCCGAAGAGCCCAGACTCATGAGCTGGGCGCTAACCAATACCGGGGTGGGGAGGGTCCCCTGCAAGTGTCCAGGGGCAAGAGTGACCACCCCCTGCACCACGCCTTCCTGGAGGCAGCCCAGCAGGCCGGCTACCCCTTCACCGAGGACATGAACGGTTTCCAACAGGAAGGCTTTGGTTGGATGGACATGACTATATACAAAG GTCAGCGATGGAGTGCTGCTAGTGCTTATCTCCGACCTGCTCTGTCCCGACCCAATTTGACAGCAGAATCCCAAACCTTTGTGACCAAAATTCTGTTTAATGGGACCAAAGCTATTGGCGTGGAGTACATGAAGAACGGGCAGAAGAAAAAG GTTTATGCTAGCAAAGAGGTGATTCTGAGTGGAGGGGCCATCAACTCACCCCAACTGCTCATGTTATCCGGAATTGGGAATGCAGATGACCTCAGGAAACATGGGATTCCTATTGTCTGTCACCTTCCAG GTGTGGGTCAGAACCTCCAGGACCATCTGGAGATGTACATCCAGCAAGAATGCAAGAAACCCATCACTCTGCACTCAGCCCAGAAGCCTATTCGGAAGATGCGTATCGGTTTGGAGTGGCTCTGGCGCTTTTCAG gGCAAGGATCTACTGCCCATCTTGAAACTGGTGGCTTCATCCGGAGCCGCCCAGGTATTTCTCATCCTGATATTCAGTTCCACTTCTTGCCTTCTCAAGTGATTGACCATGGGCGAGTCCCGACTCAGCAGGAAGCTTACCAG GTGCATGTGGGGACCATGCGGAGCCAGAGTGTGGGATGGGTGAAGTTGAAAAGTGCCAACCCCATGGACCACCCAATTATTGAACCAAACTACATGACAACAG AAGAAGATATTGAGGAGTTCCGCTTGTCGGTGAAGTTAACCAGAGAAATTTTTGCCCAGAAAGCTCTAGAGCCATTCCGGGGCCGCGAGCTCCAGCCAGGCAGCCATGTACAGTCTGACAAAGACATCGATGCTTTTGTCAGGGCCAAGGCTGACAGTGCCTACCATCCATCATGCACGTGTAAGATGGGCCAGCTCTCCGACCCAAATGCTGTGGTCGATCCTCAGACCAGAGTTATTGGAGTGGAAAACCTGAGGGTTGTGGACGCATCCATAATGCCTAGTGTGGTCAGTGGCAACCTCAACGCCCCCACCATCATGATAGCCGAGAAAGCCTCTGACATTATTCGGGGGCTTCCATCTCTCTGTGACAGGGATGTTCCTGTTTACAAGCCCAGGACCTTGGAAACACAGCGCTAA
- the CHDH gene encoding choline dehydrogenase, mitochondrial isoform X3 — protein MSLFLRVSKKWGLPPQAGLVRLAHQASSSDGKRDTYSYVIVGAGSAGCVLSHRLSEDSNNTVMVLEAGPRDTWMGSKRLMWKIHMPAALVSNLCDDKYNWYYHTTPQKGMNQRVLYWPRGRVWGGSSSLNAMVYIRGHAEDYNRWSQEGATGWDYEHCLPYFRRAQTHELGANQYRGGEGPLQVSRGKSDHPLHHAFLEAAQQAGYPFTEDMNGFQQEGFGWMDMTIYKGQRWSAASAYLRPALSRPNLTAESQTFVTKILFNGTKAIGVEYMKNGQKKKVYASKEVILSGGAINSPQLLMLSGIGNADDLRKHGIPIVCHLPGVGQNLQDHLEMYIQQECKKPITLHSAQKPIRKMRIGLEWLWRFSGQGSTAHLETGGFIRSRPGISHPDIQFHFLPSQVIDHGRVPTQQEAYQVHVGTMRSQSVGWVKLKSANPMDHPIIEPNYMTTEEDIEEFRLSVKLTREIFAQKALEPFRGRELQPGSHVQSDKDIDAFVRAKADSAYHPSCTCKMGQLSDPNAVVDPQTRVIGVENLRVVDASIMPSVVSGNLNAPTIMIAEKASDIIRGLPSLCDRDVPVYKPRTLETQR, from the exons ATGTCTCTGTTCCTCCGAGTCTCCAAGAAGTGGGGCCTCCCTCCCCAAGCTGGGCTGGTAAGGCTTGCCCATCAGGCCAGTTCCAGTGATGGAAAAAGAGACACATACAGCTATGTCATCGTTGGGGCCGGGTCCGCCGGCTGTGTCCTGAGCCACCGGTTGTCAGAAGACAGCAACAACACTGTGATGGTCCTGGAGGCTGGGCCCAGAGACACCTGGATGGGCAGTAAGCGCCTCATGTGGAAGATCCACATGCCTGCTGCCCTGGTCTCAAACCTCTGTGATGACAAGTATAACTGGTATTACCATACCACCCCCCAGAAGGGCATGAATCAGCGAGTCCTCTACTGGCCTCGGGGCCGCGTCTGGGGCGGCTCCTCTTCTCTCAATGCCATGGTCTACATCCGTGGCCACGCAGAGGACTACAACCGCTGGAGTCAGGAAGGGGCCACGGGCTGGGACTACGAGCATTGTCTGCCTTATTTCCGAAGAGCCCAGACTCATGAGCTGGGCGCTAACCAATACCGGGGTGGGGAGGGTCCCCTGCAAGTGTCCAGGGGCAAGAGTGACCACCCCCTGCACCACGCCTTCCTGGAGGCAGCCCAGCAGGCCGGCTACCCCTTCACCGAGGACATGAACGGTTTCCAACAGGAAGGCTTTGGTTGGATGGACATGACTATATACAAAG GTCAGCGATGGAGTGCTGCTAGTGCTTATCTCCGACCTGCTCTGTCCCGACCCAATTTGACAGCAGAATCCCAAACCTTTGTGACCAAAATTCTGTTTAATGGGACCAAAGCTATTGGCGTGGAGTACATGAAGAACGGGCAGAAGAAAAAG GTTTATGCTAGCAAAGAGGTGATTCTGAGTGGAGGGGCCATCAACTCACCCCAACTGCTCATGTTATCCGGAATTGGGAATGCAGATGACCTCAGGAAACATGGGATTCCTATTGTCTGTCACCTTCCAG GTGTGGGTCAGAACCTCCAGGACCATCTGGAGATGTACATCCAGCAAGAATGCAAGAAACCCATCACTCTGCACTCAGCCCAGAAGCCTATTCGGAAGATGCGTATCGGTTTGGAGTGGCTCTGGCGCTTTTCAG gGCAAGGATCTACTGCCCATCTTGAAACTGGTGGCTTCATCCGGAGCCGCCCAGGTATTTCTCATCCTGATATTCAGTTCCACTTCTTGCCTTCTCAAGTGATTGACCATGGGCGAGTCCCGACTCAGCAGGAAGCTTACCAG GTGCATGTGGGGACCATGCGGAGCCAGAGTGTGGGATGGGTGAAGTTGAAAAGTGCCAACCCCATGGACCACCCAATTATTGAACCAAACTACATGACAACAG AAGAAGATATTGAGGAGTTCCGCTTGTCGGTGAAGTTAACCAGAGAAATTTTTGCCCAGAAAGCTCTAGAGCCATTCCGGGGCCGCGAGCTCCAGCCAGGCAGCCATGTACAGTCTGACAAAGACATCGATGCTTTTGTCAGGGCCAAGGCTGACAGTGCCTACCATCCATCATGCACGTGTAAGATGGGCCAGCTCTCCGACCCAAATGCTGTGGTCGATCCTCAGACCAGAGTTATTGGAGTGGAAAACCTGAGGGTTGTGGACGCATCCATAATGCCTAGTGTGGTCAGTGGCAACCTCAACGCCCCCACCATCATGATAGCCGAGAAAGCCTCTGACATTATTCGGGGGCTTCCATCTCTCTGTGACAGGGATGTTCCTGTTTACAAGCCCAGGACCTTGGAAACACAGCGCTAA